In Sphaerospermopsis torques-reginae ITEP-024, the genomic window TAAAGGAAGTCCAGTTTCAATCGCTGCTTCTTTACGAGCGTGGTGATAACAATTATCCAAAACTTCTAAATAATAACCTTTTAAACTAGGACTATCTAAAAACGTATCTTGTAATCTTTGACGATGTTCATAGATTGTATACAACCAACTATTTGACCTGTTTTGAGGTTGAAACTTGTATTTAAGCAAGTGCATAATTAAAACTCGTAAATTACTTTTTAAAGCATTTTTTTCACTTCTTCCTATACTTTCAATTTCTTCAATTAAATGTTCTAATTCTAATTCTGAAAACTGCTTATTCTTTAATAAAGAAGCTGTTTTTTCAATCCATAAATTATAATCTTTTGCATAAAAATTATTACTTAATATCATAGATTGATGTGTCATAGTTCTCTCCTTAATTTCTGTAGTTTTTGTCTATTACAAAACGAAGTGCGGAATGTGGGTTAATAGTAGTTGTCCGATGTTGTAGGTTTCTTCATCTGTTAACCCTGCAACTGGTTCATCAACTAGTAATAAGTCGGGGGACTGTGCTACTAACATCCCAATTTCTAAACGTTGCTTTTCTCCGTGGGACAGTAAACCGGCGGGAATGTCTGCTTTAGGGGTTAAACCAACTGTTTCTAATAAGCCTTTAATACTATTATTTTCCGTGGGATGAGAGGGACGAAATAAGGTGGAAAATACATTTTTGTGGCGGTTAATAGTAATTTCTAGGTTGTCACGGGGAGTTAAGTTTAAGTAAATTCGCGGTGTTTGGAATTTCCGCCCAATTCCTAAGCGGGCGATTTTATGTTCAGGTAAAGAACGCAGATTTTTACCTTTGAATAAAACTCTCCCAATGGTTGGTTGTACTTTCCCGGTAATTACATCCAGAAAGGTGGTTTTTCCCGCACCGTTGGGTCCAATTACTACCCGCAATTCTCCCGCATCCATACTAAAGTTGAGTTGATTGATAGCTTTAAAACCATCAAAACTGACGGTGACATTTTCAGTTTCCAAGATTTTCGCGTTCATGTTGCACTTCTGGGTCCGCTTCTAAGGTGGGATACGTAGCGATGGGACGGGGGCGATGGAAAAAAGAAATCTGTTGCTTTTTTAACCATCCCATGAGACCGTCAGGTAAGACTGTGACGACTATTAAAAATAGTGCGCCTTGAAAAAATAGCCAAATTTCCGCAAATTGTTCACTTAAAAAAGTGCGGGCATAATTGACTAATAAAGTACCGACTATCGCCCCAGTTAAGGTAGCGCGTCCCCCCACCGCCACCCAAATCACCATTTCAATAGAAAAAGCAATATCCATGCTTCGGGGTGATACTGACCCACTTTGAAGTGTATAAAACGCTCCTGCTATCCCGGCGATCGCACCGGAAACCGCAAACACTAAAACTTTAAATTCTGTGGGGTTATAGCCCGAAAATCGCACCCGACTTTCATCATCTCGAATAGCGATTAATAATCGCCCAAAGCGTCCACTTGTCAACCAGCGACAAATACCATAGGTGAAGGCGAGAACAATTACCGTCAGCGTATAGAAAATGAATTGGGTTTGGGAGTCACTGACATTCACCCCAAACAAGGTTCTAAAACCTGTGAGTCCGTTAGTACCGTTAAACAGTTGTTGTTGACCATTAAAGAAGTTAAAAAATATAATCACTGCGGCTTGGGTCAAGATGGAAAAATAAACCCCCTTGAGGCGATTACGAAATACTAAGTATCCTAATAATCCCGCTAGTAAGCCAGGAATCAACACCACCCCCACGGTAGCGACGGGAAAAGAATAGAAAGGATACCAAAACCAAGGAAGTTCTTTAACACCATACAACCCCATAAAATCAGGTAATTCCCCTGGGGGGACTTGGAGTTTTAGGTACATAGCGATCGCATATCCCCCCAAACCGAAGAAAATCCCATGTCCCAAACTCAGCAACCCGGTATAACCCCAGATTAAATCCAGACCCAAAGCCACAATGGCCAGGGACAAAAACCGCCCCAGTAAATTTAACCGAAACCCCGACAGTATTGCTGGTATAATTAAAATCAGGATCAGTGCGATCGCCACCACCACCCCAATCTCAATTAAAATTAACCGTCCTCCCTTCCGACTCATGCTCTGCGTCCTTTCTGGTTTAAACATCAACAGTACGACCTTTCTGGGGAAAAATTCCCCCAGGCTTCCACTGTAAAAACGCGATAATCAGTGCAAACACTAACACCTTAGCCATACTTGTGGTCGCAAAGAAATTCAACACATCAGCTAAAGGTTGAATAGGAGATAACACCAAAGCTAGAGTCCCAGAACCAATTAAAAAATTAGCCGTACCAATTCCCAAAGCCGCCATAATAGTTCCTGCTAGATTCCCCACACCACCGACCACTACCACCATAAAGGTATCAATAATATAATTTTGTCCGGTGTTTGGCCCTACAGAACCCAGTAAACTAATAGCACAACCAGCCACACCAGCCAACCCCGAACCCAGAGCGAAGGTGATAGCATCCACTTTTTGAGTAGGGATACCCAAACAAGCACTCATACTGCGATTTTGGGTGACAGCACGAATCCTTAATCCCCAGTTAGAACGCTGTAAAAATAGATAAATTCCGGCTACACAAATTATTGTCAAACCCATAATAAACAAGCGAGCAAATGGTAATTGGAGACCACCTACAGACATTCCCCCTTGCAACCAACCAGGAGCCGTAACATCTACATTTTGAGCGCCAAACCAAGGTTGAGTCAATACTTGTTGCTCACTCAATAAATTTCCCATTGTTATTGTTATTCCCAGAGATAGTAACAACAACAATCCTACAAACCATTTACTAACTTTCCCCCCACTACTCCGAGCATTTAAAATCCGTAAACCTCCAAAAAACAACAGACAAAATAGGAATATGCCAATTACTAATAACCAATTCACACTGCGAACAAACTGTTGAAAAATTAAACTCACCCCCCAAGTTGCTAGGAGAGTTTCTAAAGGTCGTCCATACAGATAACGAATCACGCCCCGTTCTAACACTAACCCCACAACAGCAGTGAATAGAAAAGCAGTTATCAAAGCCAAAAATATATAAGAATCAAACCACACTCCGCCCAACTGTTTGCAGCCATTTTGTACTACAAAAGTTGTATAAGCTCCCAACATCATCAATTCACCATGAGCCATATTAATCACTGGTAATCTAGTAAAATTCTGATTTGATTAACAACCAGTCTACTTACATCTAAAAGCTGATTACTGATTACTGATTACTGATAGCTGAATGCTTACGTATTTTGTCGCTAAAACTACTTCACAGAAACAGCATCAACATCAACCGTATTATCTACAGTATTATCTACAGTATTATCTGTAGATGTAGACTCATTGACGCTAGATTCTACATTACCTTTACGAGCTTTCCAACCGTCAATTACCAATCCAGAAACTTCTGAAACCAGCAAAGTTAACAAAACAAGGTCATCAATTTGACCAACAACAGGGATAAAATCAGGAGCAATATCAATAGGACTAACAAGATAAGCTATTGTACCGATAATTACCCACCAACGATATTTAGGGTTACGCAGTACATTGCGATACCAAGTGTAAAGCGATTGAATAGAGAAGCTCATATTTTTAACCTCTAGTACCTGCAATTAACTTTTATTTTGGCAAATTATTCTCTAAACTCCCGGTGGGAATAACCGCCCTTTGGAGTATAGAAGATGGGTAATAGTCATGCTTTGTTAACTACTTACCTAGCGATAGAGTAGGTGAGTGTGGTAATGGTGCATTAATCTTTAAAATTAAAATGCCCTAGCATAGTTGCTCTAGTAATGGAGAGAGGAAACCTACAAAGTGGATATTTTAGATTTGTTTAACAAGGGCGGTCCAGCCATGTGGCCTTTGCTGGTGCTGTCAGTCTTATCTTTGAGTGTGATTTTTGAGCGTCTTTGGTTCTGGTTGCGAATTTTGACCCAGGAAAAAGAAATAGTAGAGCGCGTTTTAGATGCTGCTACAGATAACTGGGAAATAGCTACGGAAATCGCCCAAAAAGCCATTGATAAGCCCATAGGACGTTTTCTCTATGCACCCCTACGCTTACAAAAAAGTGATGCGGAAACCTTCCGACTAGCGTTAGAGTCCACAGCAGCAGAAGAAGTAGCAGGGATGCGGAGAGGAGAAAAACTCTTAGAATCTGTAATTGCCCTCTCCCCACTGTTAGGATTATTGGGTACGGTTTTAGGTTTGATTCAGTCTTTGCGAGCAATTAGAATAGGTGACTTGGGTACTGAATCTACAGCAGGGGTAACTACAGGGATTGGCGAATCTTTGATTAGTACGGCCGCTGGGTTAATAGTTGCGATCGTGACTTTGGTATTTTATCGCCTGTTTCAAGGTTTTGTTGTCAACCAAGTTAAAGTTTTTAATAAAGCTGGCAATGATTTAGAGTTGCTGTACCGTCAGTCTCCACCAGATCCCAACAAAAGTACATTAGGAATAGTACAGAAACCCACACAGGAAAGTTTTACTTCACCCCGTAAGCGACGCAAAAATAATTCTACTCCAACCCCAGAACCTGCTTCAGATACAACAGATAAAACAGACCAAAATCCCCTTCCTGACTCCCCACCAGAGCTAGAAAATGAAAGTTAACTTACATACTCCCATCGAAGAAGTTCAAATTCAAATCATTCCTTTAATTGATGTTGTTTTTTGTATCCTGACTTTCTTTTTGTTAGCAGCTTTGCAATTTACCAGACAACAGGCAATTAATGTGGATTTACCCAAAGCCAGTACAGGTACAACTTCCGCTGCTAGTTCACAGCTACGAAGTGACATTTTACCTGTAACTATTGATGCTGTTGGTCAAATTTACATTGAAAAAGAAGCTGTCAGACGGGAAGAGTTGCAAGCACGATTAAAGCAGTATATCCAAACAAATCCTAATGGTATTTTGGTGCTGAATGCCTCTCGTACAGCAACTTATAATGATGTGATTCAAACATTAGATTTGCTCCGACAAGTGGGAGGTAATCGTGTTTCTTTGGGAATTATTCCTGGAGCATCTCAACCACTGACTAATTCACCAAACTTTTCTACTACCCCGGTTGTACCAATACCTAACACTGTACCAATTCCGGGAACTGACTCCCAAAATAATTTTAACCCTTCTCTACCCTCTGCACCCAATCCATTTCCAGCACCAGCGCAAGGGATTAATCCGGGAATTTCGCCCATAGTTCCCAACAACACTACACCCCAAGTACCTGTACCGCAAAATAGCGATTCTGCACCACAACGGTGATACAATTTTACCCAAATTTTCTCAGTCTAAATTCCCTCAAACCTTTTTGCATAATATGGGCTAGGGGGAATTTTATTTTTAGCAATATCAAGAAATATTAGATAAACCTAAAGATATTTAAAACAAATCGCCTGTAGAGAAAAACCTCTGCTAATTTATAAATAATTGGTTAAGCTACAAAGATTTTCCCATCAATAGACCAAGTATTTTATCGCGTAAATTCCGCTATCAGCACTCAGTGGGCGATTAGAAATCGCGGCTACATAGGCAAAACCCACCTGCGTGGGTTTAAAAGCCTTGATTTTTTATTAGTCCACAGAGGTGGATTTTGTTTGTGTAGTAGCGAATCACAGCAATTTCCGATGTAATGAGGTACACTATGGGCGGGCAAGATGCCCACCCCACAAGAGTTTTATGATGATGATTTGTACCTCATAGCAATGAAATCTGCTATATATTCGCCGATAGGGAAGCTTTTAAAACATTCTCTGACTTGATCGCCAATCACCATTTACGTTTCAAGGGTTGCGGCAATGAATATTACGACTCTGTTAATTGTTTGGATCGTCACGTCTATCAGTTTGTGGTTTATTAGTAAGTTGCCTGTGGGTGTGGAAATTGATTCTCCACAAAAAGCAGTTTTTTCCGCAGCATTTCTTGGTATTATTACCGCATTAGTTAGACCCATTTTAGGTGTTGTATTTACGATACCAAATTTAGCGACTTTTGAATTATTATCTGGTATCTTTACATTCATGATTGCTGTTGTTTGTTTTAGTATTGCTGCTTGGTTAGTAGAGGGTTTTCGCTTACGTTATGGTATTTGGAGTGCTGTTTTAGGAGCTTTTGCACTCACGATTATTAACAATATAATCTACAAATTGCTGGGTGTGTAAATAATTAATAATTCGTAATTCGTAATTCATAATTCGTAATTCGTAATTCGTAATTGTAAGCATTCAAGAATTAGCTTTCAGTAGTCAGATTTTTAATGGTTACAGAAAAATCACTATTTGATAATGAACAAATTTATCAAATATTCTGACTCCTGACCCCTAACTGCTGAATTCTTACTTGTAATTAGAATTGACAGCCTTGTACATTTTACTAATTGTCAATTAGGTTGCTGGGCATAAATAATCAATAATTTGATGCTCTGCAACTTTTAATTACGAATTACGAATTACAGATTATTCGTTACTCGGAGGAGCTACCGGAGCAGTGGATTGTTGCTGACGTTGATCGCGTTTTTTCCGATCCGCCGCCAGCATATCTGCCATTACTATCAGTGCTTGTGCCATCTTATCGAGATTAGAACGATATAGCTCTAAATCCTTGGTAATTTTATCTTCAGATAGGTGTAAACCTTGAGCGATCGCTTTTAGCGCCTCATTACGTTGCTGGTCATCTTTGACAAATTCAGCATCTGCCAATTCCAATAATGAGAATAAACCAATGGCAAACAAGCGGCTGTATTTAAAATGAGGATTTTGAGCAATAGCTTGTAGTTGTGTTTGTAAATCAGCATCTTGATAGAATTGAGTGGTTTGGCTCAACCAAGCAATTAAATCCTTAACTGGCAAACTATGTGCTACAGCTTGCAATCTAGCCGCATCTTGTCGATACCGTTGCGGATCTTGCTCTACAGCCTGAATCATGGCGTTAAAAATAGATGCTAAGTCCTGTTCCGGTTGATAGCCTTGCATGAAGCGGTCAAAAGTGGTGACAACCCCCAAGGCATAAATTGGATTGTAGCTAAAATCAACATTTACTGACAGCAGATGCATTTCCACCATCAACTCTTCCACTACCCGACGGTAAATAGTGTTGATGGGACGGGTATGAAGATTATAGAAAGTTCGCTTTGTATCAGAGACAGTACGGACGTTATTCACAAAGAAAATGTTAAGGGCGACGTATTTTTATTTTCTCGTTTAAAGGCTACTTTGCCAAGTTATGCAGGATATGAGGTTAACAGCTAGTTTCGCAAAAATTCTCTTTTTCCCCTTCTGACTCCTGACTCCTATTCGTTATTAACCAAGTTGGGGAATAATCTTTCCAAAGCTTCTGCTTCAGTTTCAAAAATTTCAAAGACTGTATCCATCATTGTCACCTCAAAGACAAGTTTGGCCTCTGGATGGATATTGCAGATGCAAAAACTGCCCTTGGCTTTATCAGCATCACGCATTCCCGCCACTAAGGAAGTAAGACCAGAACTATCAATAAAATTTACCTGCTCCAGATTGACAACTACATGACGACTGAGTTTAGAAATACACTCTTGTAACTTCAGGCGAAATTGCCAAGCAGTAGTGATGTCTAAACGATGATCAGTTGGTTTCAAGACAATTACAGTATTCCCGTCTAGGTTAGTATAGGTTTTTTGGTCTATATTCACTGTTGTCTCCGTGATATTGTCCTGAAATTGACACTCCGTTATATAAAACCTACTCAAATCTATTTATGTGCCGACAGGCTGACTGTACGGAACTCTGTTTGATCTGGGAAATGAGCCAGCTATAACTACAAACTGGGCATTTTGACTCAATGTCTATATTGTAGTAGTTTAACTCACTGAAGCAGTGGTAAGTATCTAGATTCACGAGATTCCCAATTAATCTATTGAGGCTGGGTTTGGGGAATTTTCGGTTTCTTGGTGAATGGAAAGCAGAGTTCTCTAGAGATAAAGTGTATCTTTTTCAGACAAACGCGACTATTTGCCTAAATATCCTTTACTAAGACCAGATCACAAATATCTTCTTTCATCCTATTTCCTCAAACCAGCCCAAACCCTTGATTGTTCATCGACCAGCCCCAGTCCTGTCTCCTGGATCTAGATAAATGTGTGGAATTTTACTGTGTTACCAACACTTGTTACTGTTGATTTAGTTTCCAGTTTATCCAATCTTGTGGTTTCAGAAAAGTTTCATAAAGTTCAGCTTCGGGAGAATTGGGTTCTGGTTGGTAGCCATATTCCCAACGAACTAAAGGTGGTAGAGACATGAGAATTGATTCTGTGCGTCCATTGGTTTGCAGACCAAAAATTGTGCCTCGGTCATAAACCAAGTTAAATTCTACATATCTTCCCCGACGGTATAGCTGGAAATTCCGTTGGCGATCGCCATATTCCATGCCATGTCTTTTCTTGACAATTGGTACATAAGCTGGTAAGAAAGCTCCACCACAATCTTGCACCAAAGAGAATAACTGTTCCCAAGTGCGTGGAGGTAATGCTCCCACTTGATTACTATAATTTGCGGCTTCTCCTTTGGGATCAGGTCCGCGATAAATAGCACCTTGGCCATCTTGGTAATCTAAAAACAGACCACCAACACCTCTAGTTTCACCCCGATGCTTGAGGTAGAAATATTCATCACACCAGCGTTTAAACACAGGATAATATTCTGGGTGATGTTGATCGCAAGCTTGTTTCAAAGTTTGATGGAAATGAGCAGCATCTTCAGCAAAGGGGTAATAAGGTGTTAAATCCGCACCACCACCAAACCACCAAACTGGACCTGCTTCAAAATAACGATAATTTAAATGCACTGTAGGTACATAAGGGTTACGAGGGTGTAA contains:
- a CDS encoding DUF29 domain-containing protein; protein product: MTHQSMILSNNFYAKDYNLWIEKTASLLKNKQFSELELEHLIEEIESIGRSEKNALKSNLRVLIMHLLKYKFQPQNRSNSWLYTIYEHRQRLQDTFLDSPSLKGYYLEVLDNCYHHARKEAAIETGLPLSIFPQDNPFSSDEILDADFFPV
- the urtC gene encoding urea ABC transporter permease subunit UrtC; this translates as MSRKGGRLILIEIGVVVAIALILILIIPAILSGFRLNLLGRFLSLAIVALGLDLIWGYTGLLSLGHGIFFGLGGYAIAMYLKLQVPPGELPDFMGLYGVKELPWFWYPFYSFPVATVGVVLIPGLLAGLLGYLVFRNRLKGVYFSILTQAAVIIFFNFFNGQQQLFNGTNGLTGFRTLFGVNVSDSQTQFIFYTLTVIVLAFTYGICRWLTSGRFGRLLIAIRDDESRVRFSGYNPTEFKVLVFAVSGAIAGIAGAFYTLQSGSVSPRSMDIAFSIEMVIWVAVGGRATLTGAIVGTLLVNYARTFLSEQFAEIWLFFQGALFLIVVTVLPDGLMGWLKKQQISFFHRPRPIATYPTLEADPEVQHERENLGN
- a CDS encoding YkvA family protein: MSFSIQSLYTWYRNVLRNPKYRWWVIIGTIAYLVSPIDIAPDFIPVVGQIDDLVLLTLLVSEVSGLVIDGWKARKGNVESSVNESTSTDNTVDNTVDNTVDVDAVSVK
- a CDS encoding MotA/TolQ/ExbB proton channel family protein; amino-acid sequence: MDILDLFNKGGPAMWPLLVLSVLSLSVIFERLWFWLRILTQEKEIVERVLDAATDNWEIATEIAQKAIDKPIGRFLYAPLRLQKSDAETFRLALESTAAEEVAGMRRGEKLLESVIALSPLLGLLGTVLGLIQSLRAIRIGDLGTESTAGVTTGIGESLISTAAGLIVAIVTLVFYRLFQGFVVNQVKVFNKAGNDLELLYRQSPPDPNKSTLGIVQKPTQESFTSPRKRRKNNSTPTPEPASDTTDKTDQNPLPDSPPELENES
- a CDS encoding ExbD/TolR family protein; the encoded protein is MKVNLHTPIEEVQIQIIPLIDVVFCILTFFLLAALQFTRQQAINVDLPKASTGTTSAASSQLRSDILPVTIDAVGQIYIEKEAVRREELQARLKQYIQTNPNGILVLNASRTATYNDVIQTLDLLRQVGGNRVSLGIIPGASQPLTNSPNFSTTPVVPIPNTVPIPGTDSQNNFNPSLPSAPNPFPAPAQGINPGISPIVPNNTTPQVPVPQNSDSAPQR
- a CDS encoding phage holin family protein, with amino-acid sequence MNITTLLIVWIVTSISLWFISKLPVGVEIDSPQKAVFSAAFLGIITALVRPILGVVFTIPNLATFELLSGIFTFMIAVVCFSIAAWLVEGFRLRYGIWSAVLGAFALTIINNIIYKLLGV
- the psb29 gene encoding photosystem II biogenesis protein Psp29, producing MNNVRTVSDTKRTFYNLHTRPINTIYRRVVEELMVEMHLLSVNVDFSYNPIYALGVVTTFDRFMQGYQPEQDLASIFNAMIQAVEQDPQRYRQDAARLQAVAHSLPVKDLIAWLSQTTQFYQDADLQTQLQAIAQNPHFKYSRLFAIGLFSLLELADAEFVKDDQQRNEALKAIAQGLHLSEDKITKDLELYRSNLDKMAQALIVMADMLAADRKKRDQRQQQSTAPVAPPSNE
- a CDS encoding STAS domain-containing protein; the protein is MNIDQKTYTNLDGNTVIVLKPTDHRLDITTAWQFRLKLQECISKLSRHVVVNLEQVNFIDSSGLTSLVAGMRDADKAKGSFCICNIHPEAKLVFEVTMMDTVFEIFETEAEALERLFPNLVNNE
- the hemF gene encoding oxygen-dependent coproporphyrinogen oxidase — its product is MLTNSQTPTLTTESSKFLPAPDAQARVSQFMKQLQDEITQALEALDGVGKFMEDSWERPEGGGGRSRVLRDGAIFEQAGVNFSEVWGSHLPPSILAQRPEATGHGFYATGTSLVLHPRNPYVPTVHLNYRYFEAGPVWWFGGGADLTPYYPFAEDAAHFHQTLKQACDQHHPEYYPVFKRWCDEYFYLKHRGETRGVGGLFLDYQDGQGAIYRGPDPKGEAANYSNQVGALPPRTWEQLFSLVQDCGGAFLPAYVPIVKKRHGMEYGDRQRNFQLYRRGRYVEFNLVYDRGTIFGLQTNGRTESILMSLPPLVRWEYGYQPEPNSPEAELYETFLKPQDWINWKLNQQ